In Nerophis lumbriciformis linkage group LG04, RoL_Nlum_v2.1, whole genome shotgun sequence, a single window of DNA contains:
- the dnali1 gene encoding axonemal dynein light intermediate polypeptide 1 yields the protein MEPVESLLKYDTPLLLTKGNVRKSVKGRPFKVSQHQPLDSPVPPPPKSKAPDGIKQQNEEILHVMFTPREWTEGGQVWLQRVSTAPCTRADVLNLEEVLDRKLQQKRALETGICPVRRELYSQCFEELIRQVTINCAERGLLLLRVRDETQMTISAYQTLYESSVVFGMRKALQAEQGKVDMQQRIDDLEREKQELINQLNEQKAECVATQKREEEKRDAQEKKHMEQTQFLKRTNQQLKAQLEGIVMPKK from the exons ggACGTCCTTTCAAAGTGAGCCAGCACCAGCCGCTGGACTCCCCGGTGCCCCCGCCCCCTAAAAGCAAAGCCCCCGATGGCATCAAGCAACAGAACGAGGAAATCCTCCACGTCATGTTCACCCCCAG GGAGTGGACGGAGGGCGGCCAGGTGTGGCTGCAGAGAGTGTCCACGGCGCCGTGCACGCGAGCGGACGTCCTCAACCTGGAGGAAGTGCTGGACCGGAAGCTGCAGCAGAAGCGCGCCTTAGAAACGGGGATCTGTCCCGTCCGCAGGGAGCTCTACTCTCAGTGCTTTG AGGAGCTGATTCGACAGGTGACCATCAACTGCGCCGAGAGGGGCCTCCTGCTGCTGCGGGTCCGAGACGAGACCCAAATGACCATCTCGGCCTACCAGACCCTCTACGAGAGCAGCGTGGTGTTCGGCATGAGGAAAGCTCTGCAGGCCGAGCAGGGAAAGGTGGACATGCAGCAAAGA ATTGATGATTTGGAGCGAGAGAAACAAGAGCTGATCAATCAACTCAATGAACAAAAAGCTGAGTGCGTGGCGACGCAGAAGAGGGAAGAGGAGAAGCGTGACGCACAGGAAAAGAAGCACATGGAGCAAACTCAGTTTCTGAAGAGAACCAACCAGCAGCTGAAG GCACAGCTGGAAGGAATCGTTATGCCAAAGAAGTAA